One Microcaecilia unicolor chromosome 4, aMicUni1.1, whole genome shotgun sequence genomic region harbors:
- the LOC115469635 gene encoding LOW QUALITY PROTEIN: uncharacterized protein LOC115469635 (The sequence of the model RefSeq protein was modified relative to this genomic sequence to represent the inferred CDS: inserted 3 bases in 2 codons; deleted 1 base in 1 codon), whose amino-acid sequence MYQNFQDAMAIVHKYGKPDLXITMTCNPRWEEITQNLKKGQAPEFRPDLLARVFHLKLKELLHDICKKPILGVPLAKIHVIEFQKRGLPYTHILIIMEEEHKPKRKDIIDKIVCAEIPEINNFSRLHATVAKHMIHGPCSDHNLNYPCXCSKQFPKPFQNETIENCDGYPKYRRRDNGVGTLLNGKFINNSWVVPYNPYLLLKYNSHINVEVCASIKSVKYFFKYVYKGHDCANVVITEHQTLQHDEIKTFTDSRYVSAPEAAWRLNGFEMHHQLHTIQRLEIHLPDQESIVFHPNEVEAAVQRARTRDTTLTVWFKLNAEDNPPKTILYVDIPMYYTFNKRERKWKRRKAGHDKTIGRIHPRIEDPKLAFNVGDEKQKAEQMVEKLNNEQREAFHTILSACNTKNITHTCFFLDGPAGSGKMYTYNTILSSIRGDGGIELPVTFTGIASNLLPGGRTDHSQFKLPVPLLETSTSSIRLTSNDASIIRDVKILIWDESTSTAPSMAFTAVDRILKDIMNNQKPFGRKVLLLGGDFQQTLPVVPHDTDYNNWLITLADGNLPCPDSFKDIIEIPQKHICDGNIVNAVFGEKITADTVYNFAKKAILCPKNAHVDKINEAVRNILECETITYLSLESIHDSNDEEHQLYPVEFLHEQTPTGMPCHKLHLKIGAIIILLRNLNTKRGLCNGTRLIVKDLRTNLIISQVITGSTAGSTVFIPRIELTPSNTDLPFTLRRKQFPVKLAFAMTINKSQGQTFEKVAIFLPEPVFTHGQLYVAFSRVRNSSDAIRRVRRRGLLRRRTGEYTQRSDRLGKGPKKRIDHPLSQ is encoded by the exons ATGTATCAAAATTTTCAGGATGCAATGGCAATAGTTCACAAATATGGCAAGCCAGATC TAATTACTATGACCTGCAACCCAAGATGGGAAGAAATTactcaaaatctaaaaaaagGTCAGGCACCAGAGTTTCGACCTGACTTATTGGCAAGGGTGTTTCATTTAAAACTAAAAGAGTTACTACACGATATATGCAAAAAACCTATACTTGGTGTCCCTCTTGCAAAAATTCATGTCATTGAATTTCAAAAGCGTGGTTTACCTTACACTCATATATTAATAATCATGGAAGAGGAACACAAGCCGAAAAGAAAGGACATAATTGACAAAATCGTATGTGCTGAAATTCCTGAAATAAACAACTTTTCT CGTCTCCATGCAACAGTTGCTAAACATATGATACATGGTCCATGCAGTGACCATAACTTAAATTATCCCTG ATGCTCTAAACAGTTTCCAAAACCATTCCAAAATGAAACTATTGAGAACTGTGATGGATATCCTAAATACCGCAGAAGGGATAACGGCGTCGGTACACTCTTAAATGGAAAATTCATTAATAACAGTTGGGTAGTCCCTTATAACCCTTACTTACTTTTAAAGTACAATTCCCATATAAATGTGGAAGTATGTGCATCTATTAAAAGTGTCAAGTACTTCTTTAAATATGTCTATAAAGGACACGACTGTGCCAATGTGGTTATTACAGAGCACCAAACTTTACAACATGATGAAATTAAAACGTTTACTGACTCTAGATATGTTAGTGCTCCTGAAGCTGCATGGCGATTAAACGGTTTTGAAATGCATCACCAATTACATACTATCCAGAGATTGGAAATACACTTACCAGATCAAGAAAGCATTGTTTTTCACCCTAACGAAGTTGAGGCTGCAGTACAAAGAGCCAGAACCAGGGACACCACTTTAACAGTGTGgtttaaacttaatgcagaagaCAATCCTCCAAAGACCATTTTGTATGTAGATATTCCTATGTACTATACTTTCAACAAAAGAGAACGAAAGTGGAAGCGTAGAAAAGCAGGACATGACAAAACAATTGGGAGAAT TCATCCCAGAATAGAAGATCCTAAACTTGCCTTCAATGTTGGAGATGAAAAGCAGAAAGCTGAACAAATGGTAGAAAAACTAAATAATGAGCAAAGGGAAGCATTTCATACTATACTTTCTGCCTGCAATACAAAAAACATAACCCACACGTGCTTCTTCCTAGACGGTCCTGCTGGAAGTGGAAAAATGTATACGTATAATACTATCCTGAGCTCCATCCGAGGAGATGGAGGAATTGAACTACCTGTTACTTTTACAGGAATTGCTTCAAATCTCCTTCCAGGTGGACGAACTGATCATTCACAGTTTAAGTTACCTGTTCCTCTACTGGAAACATCAACATCAAGTATCAGATTGACATCAAATGATGCTTCCATCATTAGAGATGTTAAAATCCTTATTTGGGATGAGTCAACTTCCACGGCACCCAGTATGGCATTTACTGCTGTAGATAGAATCCTCAAAGACATCATGAACAATCAGAAACCATTTGGCAGGAAAGTTCTTCTCCTTGGTGGAGATTTTCAACAAACTCTACCAGTGGTACCACACG ACACAGATTACAACAACTGGCTTATTACTTTAGCAGATGGAAATCTTCCATGTCCAGACAGTTTCAAAGATATTATTGAAATCCCACAGAAGCACATTTGTGACGGCAATATAGTTAATGCCGTTTTTGGAGAAAAAATTACCGCAGATACTGTTTACAACTTTGCTAAAAAGGCTATTCTTTGCCCCAAAAATGCACATGTTGACAAGATAAATGAGGCTGTTCGAAATATTTTAGAATGTGAGACAATTACTTATTTAAGTTTGGAATCCATTCATGACTccaatgatgaggaacatcaGTTATATCCTGTAGAATTCCTTCATGAACAAACTCCAACTGGCATGCCTTGCCACaaactgcatttaaaaattgGAGCCATAATTATCCTACTCAGGAATTTAAATACCAAACGAGGTTTATGTAACGGAACTCGCTTAATAGTGAAAGACTTGAGAACTAACCTCATTATTAGTCAAGTAATCACTGGGTCAACTGCAGGGAGTACTGTTTTTATCCCACGTATTGAACTAACACCATCTAACACTGACCTCCCATTTACATTACGTCGAAAACAATTTCCTGTGAAATTGgcttttgcaatgacaattaacaagtcacaaggacaaacatttgaaaaagttgCCATTTTCCTACCAGAACCAGTGTTTACACATGGCCAACTTTATGTAGCATTTTCAAGAGTTCGAAactcttctgatgcaatt AGACGCGTACGACGACGCGGCCTGCTGAGacgacggacaggcgagtatactcaacgTAGTGACCGGCTCGGTAAAGGGCCGAAGAAGAGGATTGATCACCCTCTTAGCCAGTGA